A genomic region of Tsukamurella pulmonis contains the following coding sequences:
- the rplS gene encoding 50S ribosomal protein L19 has product MNTLDFIDQQSLRSDVPDFRPGDTLDVHVKVIEGSKERVQVFKGVVIRRQGGGVRETFTVRKVSFGVGVERTFPVHSPNIAKIDVLTRGDVRRAKLYYLRDLRGKAAKIKEKR; this is encoded by the coding sequence ATGAACACGCTCGACTTCATTGACCAGCAGTCCCTGCGCAGCGATGTGCCCGACTTCCGCCCCGGCGACACCCTTGACGTGCACGTCAAGGTCATCGAGGGCAGCAAGGAGCGCGTCCAGGTGTTCAAGGGCGTCGTGATCCGCCGCCAGGGCGGCGGCGTGCGCGAGACCTTCACCGTGCGCAAGGTGTCCTTCGGCGTCGGTGTGGAGCGCACCTTCCCCGTGCACTCCCCGAACATCGCCAAGATCGACGTCCTCACCCGTGGTGACGTGCGTCGCGCGAAGCTGTACTACCTGCGCGACCTGCGCGGTAAGGCCGCCAAGATCAAGGAGAAGCGCTGA
- the aldA gene encoding aldehyde dehydrogenase, with the protein MSSEHTTSFINGEFIAAAPEDEDLDVLNPSTTERITTVKISSPEVVDRAVAAARAAQDRWRRLPQTERARYMIAIADEMQRRHEDFVVDLMTEQGKVRAHAEGEVGKAIGYFRYMAEWARRIEGEVIPSDRPGELIVLQRRPIGVVAGICPWNYPLFLLSRKVAPALITGSTLVIKPAEDTPINALMFAEVCAAVGLPAGVFNLVLGTGAVGAAMSGHPGVDFVTFTGSTATGAKIMESASKSVTKVSLELGGKAPAIVLKDADLDLAVEKIAESRLLNNGQVCTCAERVYVERPVADEFIKRIGERLGRLKTGDPADPTVDVGPLVNRKAADRTRKVLDEALAAGATLVAGGGRVDSPGYFFPPAVIRVDDPAADILYNEVFGPILPVHVVENVDEAIERANDCEYGLASSLYTNDLNMTLRVIDELQFGEVYVNRENEEAIQGFHAGIKASGIGGADGKHAIEEYTTTQVSYIQRH; encoded by the coding sequence TTGTCGTCCGAGCACACCACGAGTTTCATCAACGGCGAGTTCATCGCCGCCGCACCGGAGGACGAGGACCTGGACGTCCTGAATCCGTCGACGACGGAGCGGATCACCACGGTGAAGATCTCCTCGCCGGAGGTCGTCGACCGGGCCGTCGCCGCCGCCCGCGCCGCGCAGGACCGCTGGCGTCGACTCCCCCAGACCGAGCGCGCCCGGTACATGATCGCCATCGCCGACGAGATGCAGCGACGGCACGAGGACTTCGTCGTCGACCTCATGACCGAGCAGGGCAAGGTCCGCGCACACGCCGAGGGCGAAGTCGGCAAGGCCATCGGCTACTTCCGCTACATGGCCGAGTGGGCGCGCCGCATCGAGGGCGAGGTGATCCCGTCCGATCGCCCCGGCGAGCTGATCGTCCTGCAGCGCCGCCCGATCGGTGTCGTCGCCGGCATCTGCCCGTGGAACTACCCCCTCTTCCTCCTCTCCCGCAAGGTCGCGCCCGCGCTGATCACCGGCAGCACGCTGGTGATCAAGCCGGCGGAGGACACTCCGATCAACGCGCTCATGTTCGCCGAGGTCTGTGCCGCGGTCGGGCTTCCGGCCGGCGTGTTCAACCTGGTCCTCGGGACCGGCGCCGTCGGCGCGGCGATGTCGGGCCATCCCGGCGTGGACTTCGTGACGTTCACCGGTTCCACGGCGACGGGCGCGAAGATCATGGAGAGCGCCTCCAAGTCGGTGACGAAGGTGAGCCTGGAGCTCGGCGGCAAGGCGCCCGCGATCGTGCTCAAGGACGCCGACCTCGACCTCGCGGTCGAGAAGATCGCCGAGTCCCGCCTGCTCAACAACGGCCAAGTGTGCACCTGCGCCGAGCGCGTCTACGTCGAGCGCCCCGTCGCCGACGAGTTCATCAAGCGCATCGGTGAACGCCTCGGGCGGCTCAAGACAGGGGACCCCGCGGATCCGACGGTGGACGTGGGCCCGCTGGTCAATCGGAAGGCGGCCGACCGCACCCGCAAGGTGCTCGACGAGGCGCTCGCGGCGGGCGCGACGCTGGTGGCGGGCGGGGGCCGGGTGGACTCCCCGGGATACTTCTTCCCGCCGGCGGTGATCCGGGTCGACGATCCCGCCGCGGACATCCTCTACAACGAGGTGTTCGGGCCGATTCTCCCGGTCCACGTGGTCGAGAACGTGGACGAGGCCATCGAGCGGGCCAACGACTGCGAGTACGGCCTCGCGTCGTCGCTCTACACCAACGACCTGAACATGACGCTGCGCGTGATCGACGAGCTGCAGTTCGGCGAGGTGTACGTCAACCGCGAGAACGAGGAGGCGATCCAGGGCTTCCACGCCGGCATCAAGGCCTCCGGCATCGGCGGCGCCGACGGCAAGCACGCGATCGAGGAATACACCACGACGCAGGTGAGCTACATCCAGCGCCACTGA